One Spinacia oleracea cultivar Varoflay chromosome 4, BTI_SOV_V1, whole genome shotgun sequence DNA segment encodes these proteins:
- the LOC130459657 gene encoding uncharacterized protein — protein MGRVSINLVVIAVLAMLCATTAPVLGRVGTTSSEEKQLAVGYKLMLEEMEAIKKAQQNIYQNQKIKMMNSLPINIVESSREEAVRYIPCEVQGSYCNFIFGLNCCSSYFACVPMGVLGGVCVA, from the exons ATGGGGAGAGTGTCAATTAACCTTGTTGTTATTGCTGTTTTAGCAATGCTCTGTGCTACAACAG CTCCTGTGCTTGGAAGGGTGGGAACAACTTCTTCTGAAGAAAAGCAATTGGCAGTTGGATATAAACTCATGTTAGAAGAAATGGAGGCAATAAAGAAGGCCCAACAAAATATATATCAAAACCAGAAAATAAAGATGatgaattcactaccaatcaatATTGTTGAATCGTCTAGGGAGGAAGCTGTGCGGTATATTCCGTGTGAGGTGCAAGGCAGTTACTGTAACTTTATTTTTGGATTGAATTGTTGTTCTAGTTATTTTGCATGTGTGCCAATGGGTGTTCTTGGTGGTGTGTGTGTGGCTTAA
- the LOC110801899 gene encoding uncharacterized protein produces MPSELASQFSEEQLATARAVMAALSALKPARKTNTEPAPRTIMNQATETPVGTKRKRLPIRNLFGEQIIEQHEQHPNTHQAIALRSRPEPMVIEETREAPQSYAPRRYTIQPANSPLCADILEEPMEKLKFPLCKYDGSTDPEVHCNTFEQHTMLYTDSDAMWCKVFPSTLLGVASGWYKGLPKGSVYNYRQLEAEFMLRFISRQQRKKTSGELMAVTQMSGESLRDYLTRFNNESTSIPNLQQEIAVVALMRGMNHCEFKKYLGRKSFTDLGSALVKAHEYIKSDELMTIPNHYQSAPTRNVAPRPAQPAQQQQSRGFRKDDQRRDLRGRDHQKQSTNAYPTFHEYTPLNAPRAAIYNVNKNENWKRPPPMSDKPRPQSKYCAFHDDCGHYTEECRDLKDNIEDMIRRGYLTQYKARQGISNQQNSSRQSNNTNNRLPATQTPLRIEQKAPETSRSGEARNNGQKGPTVRVISGGPCHGGSISGAGRSLGEHRHLINYHSAIKWHPPPVMPNISFTPADCREIIYPHDDPLVLGLEIANFPVKRILVNGGSSENIIFWEAFIHLKIDEKELTRVNYPVIGFSGATAFPEGSIRLPVQIGEGRTARDLMVDFLVIKVPAAYNVIVGRPFIHDAQAVVSTYHLTMIYML; encoded by the coding sequence ATGCCGTCTGAACTCGCTAGTCAGTTCTCGGAGGAACAATTGGCCACAGCAAGAGCGGTGATGGCCGCGTTGTCGGCCCTCAAACCTGCAAGAAAAACAAACACAGAACCCGCACCCAGGACAATCATGAACCAGGCAACGGAAACACCAGTCGGCACAAAAAGGAAGAGACTACCGATAAGAAACTTATTCGGAGAACAGATCATAGAACAACACGAACAACACCCCAACACACACCAGGCGATTGCTCTGCGCAGTCGGCCAGAACCTATGGTCATCGAGGAGACAAGAGAAGCACCTCAAAGTTACGCGCCGCGCCGTTACACCATCCAACCTGCAAACTCACCCCTGTGCGCGGACATTCTAGAAGAACCAATGGAGAAATTGAAGTTCCCACTCTGCAAGTATGACGGATCCACCGATCCGGAGGTCCACTGCAACACATTCGAACAGCATACGATGCTGTATACAGATTCCGATGCCATGTGGTGCAAAGTGTTTCCCTCCACACTGCTGGGAGTGGCGTCCGGGTGGTATAAGGGACTGCCAAAGGGATCAGTGTACAATTACAGACAATTAGAAGCAGAGTTCATGCTCCGGTTTATCAGTCGGCAGCAGAGAAAGAAAACGTCAGGAGAATTAATGGCAGTCACCCAAATGAGCGGGGAGTCCTTGAGAGATTACCTCACCAGGTTCAACAACGAGTCCACcagcataccaaacttgcaacaAGAGATAGCCGTAGTGGCCCTGATGAGAGGAATGAACCACTGCGAGTTCAAAAAATATTTGGGAAGGAAATCCTTCACGGATCTGGGAAGCGCACTCGTGAAGGCCCATGAATACATCAAAAGCGACGAGCTGATGACAATCCCAAACCATTATCAGTCGGCACCGACTAGAAATGTCGCACCTAGACCGGCTCAGCCGGCGCAACAACAACAGAGTAGGGGATTCAGGAAAGATGATCAGAGGAGAGACCTCCGAGGGAGAGATCACCAGAAACAGTCAACCAACGCCTACCCCACTTTCCATGAATACACCCCATTGAATGCCCCAAGAGCCGCAATTTACAACGTCAACAAAAATGAAAACTGGAAAAGGCCTCCACCAATGAGCGACAAACCCAGACCACAGTCGAAGTACTGTGCATTCCATGACGACTGTGGGCACTATACGGAAGAGTGCAGAGATTTGAAAGATAACATCGAAGATATGATCAGGAGAGGCTACCTGACACAATATAAAGCCCGGCAGGGCATCAGCAACCAGCAGAATAGCAGCCGGCAGAGCAATAACACAAACAACAGATTACCAGCCACCCAAACACCACTCAGAATAGAACAAAAGGCACCAGAAACCAGCCGCAGCGGAGAGGCTAGAAATAATGGCCAAAAAGGGCCAACAGTAAGGGTCATATCCGGCGGACCATGTCATGGAGGATCAATCAGTGGAGCAGGTAGAAGCCTGGGCGAGCACCGCCACCTGATAAACTATCATAGCGCCATAAAATGGCACCCACCCCCAGTCATGCCGAACATCTCGTTCACCCCTGCTGACTGCCGCGAAATCATATACCCCCACGACGACCCACTGGTTTTGGGCCTCGAAATAGCGAACTTTCCAGTAAAAAGAATACTGGTGAATGGAGGGAGTTCAGAGAACATTATCTTCTGGGAAGCCTTCATTCACCTGAAAATAGACGAAAAGGAGCTCACAAGAGTCAACTATCCGGTGATAGGATTCTCCGGAGCCACTGCCTTTCCGGAAGGTAGCATCAGGCTACCGGTACAGATCGGAGAAGGGAGGACCGCAAGGGACCTAATGGTAGACTTCTTGGTAATCAAAGTTCCAGCTGCATACAACGTCATCGTGGGTCGGCCATTCATCCACGATGCACAGGCAGTAGTATCGACATACCATCTAACCATGATATAcatgttgtag